One genomic window of Pseudomonas aeruginosa includes the following:
- a CDS encoding M15 family metallopeptidase translates to MTDFTQAIPVLPEPDWHAVAGIPIVDAGTPLEALGLSREFSVWPAYHKLGIPHAIPECHARGEVFERLLRVAAALPGGVRLVVLDAWRPFAVQQYLYDSLSSALAAHYPRAGEAELERLTRQFVSPPSSSREAPSPHLTGGAVDVTLCDAQGRWLDMGSAFDEAVPASYTAYFERLAEPDTRQRRVRDHRRLLYHAMLDAGFSNLPSEWWHYDFGDQLWAWHTGATQALFGPVQLQAMDALWRQQLQKRPPAD, encoded by the coding sequence ATGACCGACTTCACCCAAGCCATCCCCGTTCTCCCGGAGCCCGACTGGCACGCCGTGGCCGGCATCCCCATCGTCGATGCCGGCACGCCGCTGGAGGCGCTCGGGCTGAGCCGCGAGTTCAGCGTCTGGCCGGCCTACCACAAGCTCGGCATTCCTCACGCGATCCCGGAGTGCCACGCTCGCGGCGAGGTCTTCGAGCGTCTCCTGCGGGTCGCCGCCGCCCTCCCCGGCGGCGTGCGCCTGGTGGTGCTGGACGCCTGGCGGCCGTTCGCCGTGCAGCAGTATCTCTACGACAGCCTGTCCAGCGCCCTGGCCGCGCACTACCCACGGGCCGGCGAGGCCGAGCTGGAACGGCTCACCCGCCAGTTCGTCTCGCCGCCGAGCAGCAGCCGCGAGGCGCCCAGCCCGCATCTCACCGGCGGCGCGGTGGACGTCACCCTGTGCGACGCCCAGGGCCGCTGGCTGGACATGGGCAGCGCCTTCGACGAAGCCGTTCCGGCCTCCTACACCGCCTACTTCGAACGCCTGGCGGAGCCCGACACGCGCCAGCGACGCGTCCGCGATCACCGTCGCCTGCTCTATCACGCGATGCTCGACGCCGGTTTCAGCAACCTGCCCAGCGAATGGTGGCACTACGATTTCGGCGACCAGCTCTGGGCCTGGCACACCGGCGCGACGCAGGCGCTGTTCGGCCCGGTGCAGTTGCAGGCGATGGACGCGCTCTGGCGCCAGCAGTTGCAGAAGCGCCCTCCGGCGGACTAG
- a CDS encoding TRAP transporter large permease, with protein sequence MMAIAMIAAFVVNLLLGLPLFLCLLLTALVGFLFVDPALFANTLPQRFFGGMDIFSLMAIPLFVLAGNLMNHSGMTPRLMRLANALVGHFRGGLGHVNVVAGVFFAGVNGSAAADASALSTLLVPAMEKEGYSRRFAAGLTAGSSLIGPIIPPSIFMILYSSLTNTSVGELFLAGVIPGLLLAAAFMLLNAVYAYRNGLQARHAAPAWGEILAALSGALTALIAPVIIVAGIVLGLVTPTESGALIALYVALVGLLQRQLSLVGLWNSLRETVRLTASIYVIIAAASVVNWLLNYAQVASEFAQLLEPFGHSPTLMLFIISAVIFVCGMLMEEVSVLMLLTPIVAPVALAAGVDPVHLGLIFTLNITIALITPPMGACLFIVATISRLDILEMFKGIWPLILVALGVLSLLILFPSLTLWLPRLLN encoded by the coding sequence ATGATGGCCATCGCCATGATCGCAGCCTTCGTGGTCAACCTCCTGCTCGGCCTGCCGCTGTTCCTCTGCCTGCTGCTCACCGCGCTGGTGGGGTTCCTCTTCGTCGACCCGGCGCTGTTCGCCAACACCCTGCCGCAGCGCTTCTTCGGCGGCATGGACATCTTCTCGCTGATGGCGATCCCGCTGTTCGTGCTGGCCGGCAACCTGATGAACCATTCCGGCATGACCCCGCGCCTGATGCGCCTGGCCAACGCCCTGGTCGGCCACTTCCGCGGCGGCCTCGGCCACGTCAACGTGGTCGCCGGGGTGTTCTTCGCCGGGGTCAACGGGTCCGCCGCGGCCGACGCTTCGGCACTCAGCACCCTGCTGGTGCCGGCCATGGAAAAGGAAGGCTACTCGCGGCGCTTCGCCGCCGGGCTGACCGCAGGCAGCTCGCTGATCGGTCCGATCATCCCGCCGAGCATCTTCATGATCCTCTATTCCTCGCTGACCAACACCTCGGTGGGCGAGCTGTTCCTCGCCGGGGTGATTCCCGGCCTGCTGCTGGCCGCCGCCTTCATGCTGCTGAACGCGGTGTACGCCTACCGCAACGGGCTGCAGGCGCGCCATGCGGCGCCGGCCTGGGGCGAGATCCTGGCGGCGCTGTCCGGCGCCCTGACCGCGCTGATCGCGCCGGTGATCATCGTCGCCGGAATCGTCCTGGGACTGGTCACGCCCACCGAGTCGGGCGCCTTGATCGCTCTCTACGTGGCGCTGGTCGGTCTGCTCCAGCGCCAACTGAGCCTGGTCGGGCTGTGGAACTCGCTGCGCGAGACGGTACGCCTGACCGCCAGCATCTACGTGATCATCGCCGCCGCTTCGGTGGTCAACTGGTTGCTCAACTACGCCCAGGTCGCCAGCGAGTTCGCCCAGTTGCTGGAGCCGTTCGGCCACTCGCCGACCCTGATGCTGTTCATCATCAGCGCAGTGATCTTCGTCTGCGGCATGCTCATGGAAGAAGTCTCGGTACTGATGCTGCTGACGCCGATAGTCGCTCCGGTGGCGCTGGCCGCCGGCGTGGATCCGGTGCACCTGGGGCTGATCTTCACCCTGAACATCACCATCGCCCTGATCACCCCGCCAATGGGCGCCTGCCTGTTCATCGTGGCGACCATCAGCCGCCTCGATATCCTGGAAATGTTCAAGGGTATCTGGCCGCTCATCCTCGTGGCCCTGGGGGTGCTGTCGCTGCTGATCCTGTTCCCGTCCCTGACCCTGTGGCTGCCACGCCTGCTCAATTGA
- a CDS encoding TRAP transporter small permease, with the protein MPSLLKGMRAALLNLATLLLLLDLVLLIYGVFARYLLGSSPIWMDELARYLIIGAVMLALGAVWMEGGHMRVNLLEQRLPPRLAQALRLYQWLLALAFFAFAAWVSTRYALNAGRFRSLGLGISRTWPLLSLPLGFGLLTLMLLLQGPWPRQPASTTVEGGSQA; encoded by the coding sequence ATGCCGTCATTGCTCAAGGGCATGCGCGCCGCGTTGCTGAACCTCGCCACGCTGCTGTTGCTGCTTGACCTGGTCCTGCTCATCTACGGCGTGTTCGCCCGCTACCTGCTCGGCAGCTCGCCGATCTGGATGGACGAACTGGCCCGCTACCTCATCATCGGCGCAGTAATGCTGGCGCTCGGCGCGGTATGGATGGAAGGCGGGCACATGCGCGTCAACCTGTTGGAACAACGCCTGCCGCCGCGCCTGGCGCAGGCCCTCAGGCTCTACCAGTGGCTGCTGGCGCTGGCCTTCTTCGCCTTCGCCGCCTGGGTCAGCACCCGCTACGCGCTGAACGCCGGGCGCTTCCGCAGCCTCGGCCTGGGCATCAGCCGCACCTGGCCGTTGCTCAGCCTGCCGCTCGGCTTCGGCCTGCTGACCCTCATGCTGTTGCTCCAGGGGCCCTGGCCGCGGCAGCCGGCCAGCACCACCGTCGAGGGAGGGTCGCAGGCATGA
- the dctP gene encoding TRAP transporter substrate-binding protein DctP codes for MHTNPRHGLARRFAAGLLAAALGLGGSLAQAATTLNLSYNGAADSEKNLVHLFASNLKRLAEEKSGGELQFKLYPNSMLGEEEQRMEQVMTGPGLNIASFAGIAPLFPEIYVSATPFMFKDAAAAHAFFDSGSYWQAAREAFRERTGTELLAVVEEGGFLNFTNGKKPIHGPADFQGLRFRAMDPSQVALYEAFGASGTPIPWTELYMGLRTGVADGQMNPTSYIILGSLYQVQKYLTLANIQYSDQFLVANGDLLASLPAKERQALLDAAAEATRLNREAVAAQQERDLAFLKEKGMQIIQPSADDLAAFREKGQPSYLAWLKTQDIEPRWTEMAFRDAGLATAP; via the coding sequence ATGCACACGAATCCGCGCCACGGCCTCGCCCGCCGCTTCGCCGCCGGACTGCTGGCCGCCGCCCTGGGCCTGGGCGGCAGCCTCGCCCAGGCCGCCACCACCCTCAACCTGAGCTATAACGGCGCCGCCGACAGCGAGAAGAACCTGGTGCACCTGTTCGCCAGCAACCTCAAGCGCCTGGCCGAGGAAAAGAGCGGCGGCGAACTGCAGTTCAAGCTCTACCCCAACAGCATGCTCGGCGAAGAGGAGCAGCGCATGGAACAGGTGATGACCGGCCCCGGCCTGAACATCGCCTCCTTCGCCGGGATCGCCCCGCTGTTCCCGGAGATCTACGTCAGCGCCACGCCCTTCATGTTCAAGGACGCCGCCGCGGCCCACGCCTTCTTCGACAGCGGCAGCTACTGGCAGGCCGCCCGCGAGGCCTTCCGCGAGCGCACCGGCACCGAGCTGCTGGCGGTGGTCGAGGAAGGCGGCTTCCTCAACTTCACCAACGGCAAGAAGCCGATCCACGGCCCGGCGGACTTCCAGGGCCTGCGCTTCCGCGCCATGGATCCCAGCCAGGTGGCGCTCTACGAAGCCTTCGGCGCCTCCGGCACGCCGATCCCCTGGACCGAGTTGTACATGGGCCTGCGCACCGGCGTCGCCGACGGCCAGATGAACCCGACCTCCTACATCATCCTCGGCAGCCTCTACCAGGTGCAGAAGTACCTGACCCTGGCCAACATCCAGTACTCCGACCAGTTCCTGGTGGCCAACGGCGATCTGCTCGCCAGCCTCCCGGCAAAGGAGCGCCAGGCCCTGCTCGACGCCGCCGCCGAAGCCACCCGGCTGAACCGCGAGGCGGTCGCTGCCCAGCAGGAGCGCGACCTCGCGTTCCTCAAGGAAAAGGGCATGCAGATCATCCAGCCGTCCGCCGATGACCTCGCCGCCTTCCGCGAGAAAGGCCAGCCGTCCTACCTGGCCTGGCTGAAGACCCAGGACATCGAGCCGCGCTGGACCGAGATGGCCTTCCGCGACGCCGGTCTCGCCACCGCCCCCTGA
- a CDS encoding LysR family transcriptional regulator, whose protein sequence is MIRLSQRALAYLNEVIHHGSLRRAAQHLNIDPSAISRQLASLEEHLGVRLLQRTPQGVAPTEAGELLVAHYRQQRANEEGVLSRLSALQGLRQGKVRLAVGEGFIADLISQPLQSFILRYPGIELEVRMAGANEGVALVKEDAVDLALVYAPVEDGELDVHVDTRQPLDLIIPANHALAGHRGAVPMRALRNESLALIHNSTGMGQLAVIAAQLERIELRPKLRTNSVAVLTNFVKSGIGVAFMPELTVSHEIEAGHIRCLPLAHPALRDARARIVSHKGRELTVAAIACLEHLRRGMRFFSGDAPGLSQR, encoded by the coding sequence ATGATCCGCCTCAGCCAGCGCGCCCTGGCCTACCTCAACGAGGTGATCCACCACGGTTCTCTTCGCCGCGCCGCCCAGCACCTGAACATCGACCCCTCGGCCATCAGCCGGCAGCTCGCCAGCCTGGAGGAACATCTCGGCGTGCGCCTCCTGCAACGCACCCCGCAAGGCGTGGCGCCTACCGAGGCCGGCGAGCTGCTGGTGGCGCACTACCGCCAGCAACGGGCCAACGAAGAGGGCGTGCTGTCGCGTCTGTCGGCCCTGCAGGGGCTGCGCCAGGGCAAGGTGCGCCTGGCGGTCGGCGAGGGCTTCATCGCCGACCTGATCTCCCAGCCATTGCAGAGTTTCATCCTGCGCTACCCCGGCATCGAGCTGGAGGTCCGCATGGCCGGGGCCAACGAAGGCGTGGCGCTGGTCAAGGAAGACGCCGTCGACCTGGCCCTGGTCTACGCCCCGGTCGAGGACGGCGAACTGGACGTGCACGTCGACACCCGCCAGCCCCTCGACCTGATCATCCCCGCCAACCATGCCCTCGCCGGACACCGCGGCGCGGTGCCGATGCGCGCGCTGCGCAACGAGTCGCTGGCGTTGATCCACAACAGCACCGGCATGGGCCAACTGGCGGTGATCGCCGCCCAACTGGAGCGCATCGAGCTAAGGCCGAAGCTGCGCACCAACTCGGTGGCGGTGCTGACCAATTTCGTCAAGTCCGGCATCGGCGTGGCCTTCATGCCGGAGTTGACGGTCAGCCACGAGATCGAGGCCGGGCATATCCGTTGCCTGCCGCTGGCCCACCCGGCGCTGCGCGACGCCCGCGCGCGGATCGTCAGCCACAAGGGCCGCGAGCTGACCGTGGCGGCGATCGCCTGCCTGGAACACCTGCGCCGCGGCATGCGCTTCTTCAGTGGCGACGCGCCCGGGCTCTCGCAGCGCTGA
- the xseA gene encoding exodeoxyribonuclease VII large subunit has product MRNDPFQRLGLDREVLTVSQLNQRARLLLEDVFPQVWVEGELSNLARPASGHVYFTLKDSNAQIRCALFRQNALRVRQALRDGLAVKVRGKISLFEGRGDYQLIADTVEPAGDGALRLAFEALKEKLAGEGLFASERKRPLPAHPRRIGIVSSPSGAVIRDIISVFRRRAPQVELTLVPTAVQGREAVAQIVRALQLADRQGFDALILARGGGSLEDLWCFNEEAVARAVAACATPIVSAVGHETDVSISDFVADVRAPTPSAAAELLAPNAGDLQQRLDGLRRRLVLRMRDQLLRERLRLEGVARRLRHPGERLRQQAQRLDDLDMRLRRAFERQLAVRHERLVRLETRLAAQHPGRTLALLRQKLDSLAARLPRAAREVLKDRRQRLEGLAQTLNVVSPLATLGRGYSILLDERGRAIRDAGQTQPGQRLKARLAEGELEVRVEDNHRTPVTLSLLD; this is encoded by the coding sequence ATGCGTAACGATCCCTTCCAACGGCTCGGCCTCGATCGCGAGGTGCTGACCGTCAGCCAACTGAACCAGCGCGCCCGCCTGCTGCTGGAAGACGTGTTCCCGCAGGTCTGGGTCGAGGGCGAGCTGTCCAACCTCGCCCGGCCGGCCTCCGGCCATGTCTACTTCACCCTCAAGGACAGCAACGCGCAGATCCGCTGCGCGCTGTTCCGGCAGAACGCCCTGCGCGTACGCCAGGCCTTGCGCGACGGGCTGGCGGTAAAGGTGCGCGGGAAGATCTCGCTGTTCGAGGGACGCGGCGACTACCAGTTGATCGCCGATACCGTCGAGCCGGCCGGCGACGGCGCCCTGCGCCTGGCCTTCGAGGCATTGAAGGAAAAACTCGCCGGCGAAGGCCTGTTCGCCAGCGAACGCAAGCGTCCGCTGCCCGCCCATCCGCGCCGCATCGGTATCGTCAGTTCGCCCAGCGGGGCGGTGATCCGCGACATCATCAGCGTGTTTCGCCGCCGCGCACCGCAGGTCGAGCTGACCCTGGTGCCCACCGCAGTGCAGGGCCGCGAGGCCGTCGCACAGATCGTCCGCGCGCTGCAACTGGCCGACCGGCAAGGCTTCGACGCGCTGATCCTGGCCCGTGGCGGCGGTTCCCTGGAAGACCTCTGGTGCTTCAACGAAGAAGCGGTGGCGCGCGCCGTGGCGGCCTGCGCCACGCCAATCGTCAGCGCGGTCGGCCACGAGACCGACGTATCGATCAGCGACTTCGTCGCCGACGTGCGCGCGCCGACGCCTTCGGCCGCCGCCGAACTGCTGGCGCCCAACGCCGGCGACCTGCAGCAGCGTCTCGACGGCCTGCGCCGGCGCCTGGTGCTGCGCATGCGCGACCAGTTGCTGCGCGAACGCCTGCGCCTGGAAGGCGTCGCCCGCCGCCTGCGCCATCCCGGCGAACGCCTGCGCCAGCAGGCGCAGCGCCTGGACGACCTGGACATGCGCCTGCGCCGTGCCTTCGAGCGCCAGCTGGCGGTCCGCCACGAACGCCTGGTCCGCCTGGAGACACGTCTCGCCGCACAGCATCCGGGCCGCACCCTGGCGCTGCTCCGGCAGAAGCTCGACAGCCTCGCCGCGCGCCTGCCGCGCGCCGCCCGTGAGGTACTGAAGGATCGTCGTCAGCGCCTCGAAGGACTGGCGCAGACGCTCAACGTGGTCAGCCCGCTGGCGACCCTGGGCCGCGGCTACAGCATCCTCCTCGACGAGCGTGGCCGGGCGATCCGCGATGCCGGCCAGACCCAGCCGGGACAGCGCCTGAAGGCGCGCCTGGCGGAAGGCGAACTGGAGGTGCGGGTCGAGGACAACCACCGGACGCCGGTGACCCTGTCGCTGCTGGACTGA
- a CDS encoding LysR family transcriptional regulator: protein MISLRQLHYFVEIVESGGFSRAAERLFVAQSALSRQVRELEDSIGTPLLRRGPRRVELTPAGRAFLPRAQRLLGDLEAARRLAREVGEGGHGLLRLGHSSSVPLVGGLQAALRGYLAVQSGVRLELTQQSSEQQLADLAEGRLDLGLLRLPVLRQHPRLHLRALYREPLLLALAADHPLARREAPVALAALAGETFVSIPHLQRGGLSYRAAELCLGAGFYPRPARALSRKTSQLQLIEAGFGVALVPASMRAIAPPAVRFMSLAEAEAYSEVALAWRRDDSPLVEGFVEYFLENLPNEAKD from the coding sequence ATGATCTCTTTGCGGCAACTCCATTACTTCGTCGAAATCGTCGAGTCCGGCGGCTTCAGCCGTGCCGCCGAACGCCTGTTCGTCGCCCAGTCGGCGCTCAGCCGGCAGGTGCGCGAACTGGAGGACAGCATCGGCACCCCACTGCTCCGCCGCGGTCCGCGCCGGGTCGAGCTGACGCCGGCCGGTCGCGCCTTCCTGCCACGCGCGCAGCGCCTGCTCGGCGACCTGGAGGCCGCCCGGCGCCTGGCTCGCGAGGTCGGCGAAGGCGGCCATGGCCTGCTGCGCCTGGGGCACTCCAGCTCGGTGCCGCTGGTGGGCGGCCTGCAAGCGGCGCTGCGCGGCTACCTCGCGGTGCAGAGCGGCGTCCGCCTGGAACTGACCCAGCAATCCTCCGAGCAGCAACTCGCCGATCTCGCCGAAGGACGCCTGGACCTTGGCCTGCTGCGCCTGCCGGTGCTGCGCCAGCATCCCCGGCTGCACCTCCGCGCCCTGTACCGCGAGCCGTTGCTCCTGGCTCTCGCCGCCGACCATCCGCTGGCCCGCCGTGAAGCCCCCGTGGCCCTGGCCGCCCTGGCCGGAGAAACCTTCGTCTCCATTCCCCACCTGCAACGCGGCGGCCTCAGCTATCGCGCCGCCGAACTCTGCCTCGGCGCCGGTTTCTACCCACGCCCGGCGCGCGCGCTGTCGCGCAAGACCAGCCAGTTGCAACTGATCGAGGCCGGCTTCGGCGTCGCCCTGGTGCCCGCCTCGATGCGCGCCATCGCACCGCCCGCCGTGCGCTTCATGTCTCTGGCCGAGGCCGAGGCATACAGCGAGGTGGCGCTGGCCTGGCGACGCGACGATAGCCCCCTGGTGGAAGGCTTCGTCGAATATTTCCTGGAGAATCTGCCGAACGAAGCCAAGGATTGA
- a CDS encoding sulfite exporter TauE/SafE family protein, producing the protein MSSLDPSVLFAALPFSLWQWLLVELAIVLAYVVFGIAGFGTALVAGPLLAGVLPLSQIIPLLVLLDFSASFGNWLPARRQIAITELKRLLPCMLLGCALGAYGLLALRAELLMLALGVFVSLYALYALFLQPRGQPRWRATWALPFGVFGGLFGALFGSGGFLYSLYLNGRLASKEQMRATQSALIGCSTFVRLGLFLLGGLYAAREPWLLAACLLPGMALGLWIGRRVTLRLSREAFVRLVTWLVLCSGLALVGRYLAA; encoded by the coding sequence ATGTCCTCGCTCGATCCGTCAGTCCTGTTCGCCGCCCTGCCGTTCAGCCTATGGCAATGGCTGCTGGTCGAACTGGCCATCGTCCTCGCCTATGTGGTGTTCGGCATCGCCGGCTTCGGCACCGCGCTGGTCGCCGGCCCGTTGCTGGCCGGGGTGCTGCCGCTGTCGCAGATCATTCCGCTGCTGGTCCTGCTGGATTTCAGCGCGTCGTTCGGCAACTGGCTGCCGGCGCGGCGGCAGATCGCCATCACTGAGCTCAAGCGTCTGCTGCCCTGCATGTTGCTGGGCTGTGCGCTGGGGGCGTACGGACTTCTGGCGCTACGCGCGGAGCTGCTGATGCTGGCCCTCGGCGTGTTCGTCAGTCTCTATGCGCTCTACGCGCTGTTCCTCCAGCCACGCGGCCAGCCGCGCTGGCGGGCGACCTGGGCGTTGCCCTTCGGTGTCTTCGGCGGGCTGTTCGGCGCGTTGTTCGGCAGCGGCGGCTTCCTTTATTCGCTGTACCTGAACGGACGCCTGGCGAGCAAGGAGCAGATGCGCGCCACCCAGAGCGCGCTGATCGGTTGTAGCACCTTCGTCCGCCTGGGGCTGTTCCTGCTCGGCGGGCTGTATGCCGCGCGCGAGCCCTGGCTGCTCGCCGCCTGCCTGCTGCCGGGCATGGCGCTGGGCCTGTGGATCGGCCGTCGGGTGACCCTGCGTCTGTCGCGTGAAGCCTTCGTCCGCCTGGTCACCTGGCTGGTGCTGTGCAGCGGCCTGGCGCTGGTCGGGCGCTACCTGGCCGCTTGA
- a CDS encoding class II histone deacetylase, producing the protein MTRRTAFFFDELCLWHAAGPHALTLPVGGWVQPPAAAGHAESPETKRRLKSLLDVSGLTARLQLRSAPPASDEDLLRVHPAHYLERFKALSDAGGGSLGQDAPIGPGSYEIARLSAGLAIAALDAVLAGEADNAYSLSRPPGHHCLPDQAMGFCFFANIAVAIEAAKARHGVERVAVLDWDVHHGNGTQAIYYRRDDVLSISLHQDGCFPPGYSGAEDIGEDRGRGFNLNVPLLPGGGHDAYMQAMQRIVLPALERFRPQLIVVASGFDANAVDPLARMQLHSDSFRAMTAMVRDAAERHAGGRLVVVHEGGYSEAYVPFCGLAVIEELSGVRSAVRDPLRDFIELQQPNAAFRDFQRQRLEELAAQFGLCPAQPLQAAR; encoded by the coding sequence ATGACCCGACGTACCGCTTTCTTCTTCGACGAACTCTGCCTCTGGCACGCCGCCGGCCCGCACGCGCTGACCCTGCCGGTCGGCGGCTGGGTGCAACCGCCTGCCGCCGCCGGACACGCCGAATCACCGGAAACCAAGCGCCGGCTGAAAAGCCTGCTCGACGTGTCCGGCCTGACCGCCCGCCTGCAACTGCGCAGCGCACCGCCGGCGAGCGACGAGGACCTGCTGCGCGTGCATCCGGCGCACTATCTGGAACGCTTCAAGGCGTTGAGCGACGCCGGCGGCGGCAGCCTCGGCCAGGACGCGCCGATCGGCCCGGGCAGCTACGAGATCGCCCGGCTCTCCGCCGGCCTGGCCATCGCCGCGCTGGACGCGGTGCTCGCCGGCGAGGCGGACAACGCCTACTCGCTGTCGCGGCCGCCGGGTCACCACTGCCTGCCGGACCAGGCGATGGGCTTCTGTTTCTTCGCCAACATCGCCGTGGCCATCGAGGCGGCCAAGGCGCGCCACGGCGTCGAGCGGGTCGCGGTGCTGGACTGGGACGTGCACCACGGCAACGGCACCCAGGCGATCTACTACCGGCGCGACGACGTGTTGAGCATTTCCCTGCACCAGGACGGCTGCTTCCCGCCTGGCTACAGCGGCGCCGAAGACATCGGCGAGGATCGCGGTCGTGGCTTCAACCTCAACGTGCCGCTGCTTCCCGGCGGCGGTCACGACGCCTACATGCAGGCCATGCAACGCATCGTGTTGCCGGCGCTGGAGCGCTTCCGCCCGCAATTGATCGTGGTCGCCAGTGGCTTCGACGCCAACGCGGTGGACCCGCTGGCACGCATGCAACTGCACAGCGACAGCTTCCGGGCGATGACCGCGATGGTCCGCGACGCGGCCGAGCGGCATGCCGGCGGACGCCTGGTGGTGGTCCACGAAGGCGGCTACTCGGAAGCCTACGTGCCGTTCTGCGGCTTGGCTGTGATCGAAGAACTCAGCGGCGTGCGCAGCGCGGTGCGCGACCCGCTGCGCGACTTCATCGAGTTGCAGCAGCCCAACGCGGCGTTCCGCGACTTCCAGCGCCAGCGCCTCGAAGAGCTGGCCGCACAGTTCGGCCTGTGCCCGGCGCAGCCGCTTCAAGCGGCCAGGTAG